In the genome of Campylobacter helveticus, the window CACAGAGGCTAAAAAGCTGCCCGTTCCCGTGGCAAAGTCAAGCACCTTTACACCCGGCTCACTCAAGCCCTTTTTGTCAAAATGCGTTCTTAAAAGCTCATCAAGACTAGAAACTATGGCATTTACCACAGGCGCTGGCGTGTAAAAAACCCCTCCCTCTCTTCTTTTTTGCGTGCCTTTTAGCTCATCGTAAGCCTTGATAAAATCCTCGTAAAGATAAATGGCGATTTGCTCAAGTTCTAAATTTAAAAATTTAGCCATCGTGGCTTTATCTAGTAAGGATATGGTTTTTTGTATGTTGATTAGCACCCCTTTAATAGGCTCTGGCAAATTAAAATTTGGCATAGCAAAATAAATAATCTCACTTAGCGTTTTAAAATTTTTAGGCAAATAAGCGATGAAATTTTGCACTTCATTTTCACTAAAATCAAAATTCTCATTTTCCACAAAAGAGACAAAAAGCCCATAAACTACGCTTTGAGCTATTAAATCACAAAAATCAAACTCATTAAAATTCATTTGTGCTAGTTGTGTAAATTCGCTATAAATGCGTTCAAAGAATTTGAAAAAATTTTGATTTTTCGCATTTTTTTGCTTTTGCCACTCTTCATAAGCGCTATGTAAAGCCGTGCTAAGATAAAAGCTCTGCGTCGATAAAGCACTGATGAGTTCGGTTTTACTTTTGATATTTGCGTGGTTTTCATTAAAAAAATCGCTAATAAGCGTTAAAAAAACTTGCTTTTCATCCTCTTTAAAAAGCGTGGGGTTATCTTTATCAAAAAGTGTGCAAGTTTTAATCACCTTACCAAAAGAAAGCAAAATAAACTGACAATAATTTGTCAAAAGGATGTTAGGACAAATTTGTGTGTAGCGGCGTAATTGCTCACTTTGAAGCTCTTTTTTTAAATCCACATTGATATTTTTACACTCGACAAAGCCCACTAAAGCATTGTAACTTAGCTTATTTTTAGGGTCGATGCGTTTATAGACCTTAAAATCTGCCCTTGCTGTGCCTTTTTCATCTTTGCTTGGGGCTTCTTGTAGGATTTTAACATTTTGCACACTAGGACTAAGGGCGTTAAGCAAATTTTGAAGTGGAGTGCGGAAGGAATGCTCACCAAAATCGTTCGTTTTATAAATTTCAATTATCTCTTTTTGATAATCCTCTAAAACCTGCATTAAAAATTCTCCAACAAATCTTTAAAAACCAAACAAAGCTTTTCAAAATCCTCCACACTCACCCTTTCATTAACCGCGTGGATGGTGTCGTTTCTCACGCCAAATTCAGCCACTTTCACGCCAAATTCCGCAAAAAACCTAGCATCCGATGTGCCTCCCTTAGTGTTTAGCTCAGGCACGACCCCACTTATCTTTTGCACGCTTTCGTTAAGCTTTTGGACGATTTTAGAATTTGCGTCTGTTAAAAAAGGCTTGGAGCTTTGCGTTAAAACAAGCTCGTAATTAAGCCCGTGGCAAAGCTTTTCTATGTAATTTCGCACATCTTCTACACTCGTGTCGTTTGAATTTCTCACATTTAACATTAATCTTAAATCATTAGGCGTTACATTGCTTACGCCAAGCCCTGCGCGTATGTCTGTCAAAACGATTTTAGAGGGGGCAAACTCGGCACTTCCAGGGTCCAAGTCAAACCCTGCTAAAAATTTAAGCGCTGGAGCAAAATCGTGGATAGGATTCATCGCTTTTTCGGGGTAGGCAGCGTGTCCTTGTTTGCCTCTAATGAGTAATTTTCCATTGATAGAACCACGCCGTCCTATCTTAATGCTATCTCCAAAGCTCTTTACACAGGTAGGCTCTGCTACGATAGCGTAATCTGGCAACATTTGCCTTTCTTCCATAAATTTCAGCACTTCAATCGTGCCGTGCTTTGCCTCGCCCTCTTCATCACTTGTGAGGATTAAAGAAAGTCTTGAGCCTTTAAAATCGGCATTTTTAACCGCCGCGATGAAGGCAGCCACCCCGCTTTTCATATCTTGTGCGCCTCTTGCATAAATGAAACCATCTTTTTCCAAAGGTAAAAAAGGCTCACTTTCCCAGCCCTCACCCGCTGGCACGACATCAATATGCCCTCCAAAGGCTAAATGCTCTCCCTCATCGTTAAATTTCTTTGTCAAAAGTAAATTTTTCACACCCTCTTTTTCGATGAAAAAAGCCTCAAAATCACTAAGCTCCAAAGCGATGAAATTTAATGCCCCATCATCATCTGGAGTGATGGATTTAAATTTTAAAAGTTCGATTAAAAATTCTTTTGCGTTCATTTTTATCCCCAAAAAGTTTTATAGAGTAAATTTAAAGCAAAATACTCTATGATTAAAGCTGAAAAAACATTGATGTAGTATATCACCTTAGCCTTAAAAAGATGACTAAATTTTCCCACAAAAAACGGCAAAGCCAAAATCCAAAAAAAGATAAAACACACAAGTCCTAGCGTTAAGATTAAAGGGTAGGCATTACTCGCAGAAAGAGAGGCAAAAGAAAGCCAAAATCCTATAACATAAGGATTTGAAATGTTTAAAAACAAACCTTTCAAAAAGCTTTTAAATAAAGAATTTGAAACCTTACTTTTTTGAATTTCCAAATTTTTAGGCTTTTGCTTTATCGTTAAAAAGGCGATGTAGGTAAAAAAGCAAAAGCCAAAAAGTGCCAAAATCTTTAAAAACAAAGGCTGATTTAAAAAATGCAAAACCCCAAAATTTAGCAAACTCAAATAAAATGCGTCCGCAACCAACGCCCCAAGCCCTAAAAAAAAGGCTTTTTTAAAAGAAGTGAGCGCGTAAGAAAGAATTAATAAATTCACAGGTCCAAAAGGCACAGCCACCCCAACCCCAAGCAAAGCCCCATCAATAAAACTTTTAAACACTTAAAAACTCCTCCACATCTAAGGCGATTTTATCCACTGCGTCTATAATATCTTCTTTATAAACCTTATCAAAACAAGCCTCCAAATTTTCATCGCTTTGGAGCAAATTTAAAATGCTTTTTTCGCACATTTTTGCATAATACCCCACCGGTAAAACCTCCCCACTCGTGCCTATGGAGATAAATAAATGCGTCTTTTCTAAAAGCGTGTAAAGCGTTTGATACTCAGGCGCTTGTTCTTCAAACATCACGATATGATGTCTTAAATTTGCACTTTTGCAAAAAGGGCAAATTTGATGCAATCTACTCTCATAGCCGATATTAAAAATTTTTCCACATTCTAAACAACGAAGCTGGGGTAAAAAGCCGTGTAGATGAATGACATCTTTGCAATTTGCACGCTCTAGCAAATCATCAACATTTTGCGTTAGCATAAAGATATTTTGAGGGAATTTAGCCTTAAGTTTAGCTAAAACAAAATGCGCGTGATTAGGCTTGACTTTTGCGAGTTCTGCGCGTCTCATATCGTAAAAGTCTAAAACTTTTTTAGGATTTTTCCTAAAGGCGGAAGCGGAGCAAACCTCCATCACATCATATTCTTCCCAAAGTCCATTATTATCCCTAAAAGTCTTTAAACCACTTGGAGCGCTAAGTCCAGCCCCGCTTAATATCATTACATTTTTCATCACAACTCTTTGATTAAAAGAAAAATTTATTTAAAGCGTATTATAATAAATTATGAAGAAGATTAATAAATGCCTCGTTTTGATTCTAACGCCACTCATACTTAAGGCTTCAAATTTAAACGAATTGATAGAACTTAGCCTTAAAAATGAAAGTTATCTCATCAAAGAACTTCAAAATTTACAAAGCATAGCACAAAAAGACGCGGCGTTTAATGCTTATCTGCCAAGCTTAAGCCTTAACTCTGGATATATGGCGAATAATAAAGATAGAAGTTTAATTGACCCAAACGAAAGCCTTTTTTCAAGGCTTAGTCTTAATTTCTTACTTTATGACGGAGGTAAAAGAGAGGCGCATATTAAAAGTTTAAAACTCAAAGAAATTCTCACAAGACTAGATAAAAAAGAGCAGAAAAATCTTCTTGCTCTAAGTGCCACAACGCTTTATTTTAATTATCTAAGCCTTGAAGAAATCGTTAAAGCAAATGAACAAAAAAAGGCATTT includes:
- a CDS encoding N-6 DNA methylase, which translates into the protein MQVLEDYQKEIIEIYKTNDFGEHSFRTPLQNLLNALSPSVQNVKILQEAPSKDEKGTARADFKVYKRIDPKNKLSYNALVGFVECKNINVDLKKELQSEQLRRYTQICPNILLTNYCQFILLSFGKVIKTCTLFDKDNPTLFKEDEKQVFLTLISDFFNENHANIKSKTELISALSTQSFYLSTALHSAYEEWQKQKNAKNQNFFKFFERIYSEFTQLAQMNFNEFDFCDLIAQSVVYGLFVSFVENENFDFSENEVQNFIAYLPKNFKTLSEIIYFAMPNFNLPEPIKGVLINIQKTISLLDKATMAKFLNLELEQIAIYLYEDFIKAYDELKGTQKRREGGVFYTPAPVVNAIVSSLDELLRTHFDKKGLSEPGVKVLDFATGTGSFLASVCEKILEQQSCLSQNESFKKAVQNEAIKEKFLKEIYGFELSFVPYIVARLKLRQILKKKGYDEVNEADFQIYLNNTLDLSENQEYNSTSFLMELKDENEKARKIKHKENLLVILGNPPYNAKSKNKGKEILKLLEAYKLGLNEAKINLDDDYIKFMRFAQWKLLEQKKNDLFENNLGLMGFITNNSFLDGRTHRAMRESLFTSFDAIYILNLHGSSEKDAKEDENVFSIKVGVCISFFIKYKNEPSKGAKLFYASTAQKGIFKRAEKFALLDSIAQEGLNSIKWEELSLSKPYFWFVPKSFENEEYEDFWALAGDKALTGGGGVRLCF
- the dapE gene encoding succinyl-diaminopimelate desuccinylase encodes the protein MNAKEFLIELLKFKSITPDDDGALNFIALELSDFEAFFIEKEGVKNLLLTKKFNDEGEHLAFGGHIDVVPAGEGWESEPFLPLEKDGFIYARGAQDMKSGVAAFIAAVKNADFKGSRLSLILTSDEEGEAKHGTIEVLKFMEERQMLPDYAIVAEPTCVKSFGDSIKIGRRGSINGKLLIRGKQGHAAYPEKAMNPIHDFAPALKFLAGFDLDPGSAEFAPSKIVLTDIRAGLGVSNVTPNDLRLMLNVRNSNDTSVEDVRNYIEKLCHGLNYELVLTQSSKPFLTDANSKIVQKLNESVQKISGVVPELNTKGGTSDARFFAEFGVKVAEFGVRNDTIHAVNERVSVEDFEKLCLVFKDLLENF
- a CDS encoding LysE family transporter, with amino-acid sequence MFKSFIDGALLGVGVAVPFGPVNLLILSYALTSFKKAFFLGLGALVADAFYLSLLNFGVLHFLNQPLFLKILALFGFCFFTYIAFLTIKQKPKNLEIQKSKVSNSLFKSFLKGLFLNISNPYVIGFWLSFASLSASNAYPLILTLGLVCFIFFWILALPFFVGKFSHLFKAKVIYYINVFSALIIEYFALNLLYKTFWG
- a CDS encoding SIR2 family NAD-dependent protein deacylase, with protein sequence MKNVMILSGAGLSAPSGLKTFRDNNGLWEEYDVMEVCSASAFRKNPKKVLDFYDMRRAELAKVKPNHAHFVLAKLKAKFPQNIFMLTQNVDDLLERANCKDVIHLHGFLPQLRCLECGKIFNIGYESRLHQICPFCKSANLRHHIVMFEEQAPEYQTLYTLLEKTHLFISIGTSGEVLPVGYYAKMCEKSILNLLQSDENLEACFDKVYKEDIIDAVDKIALDVEEFLSV